GCAGCAGGGAGAGCAGGGATGGCAACTGAAGCAATGGTTGCAGCCGCCTATTTCGCTGACACATGGCACAGCGCATATGAAGCAAAAATTTACCCAATTCCTTCTGTGGGTCGGACCCAAATAGGAGAGACATACGCTGAATCTCTACTCCCCCCGCCGTTAAGCGTCCTCCAGGAAGACCCAGGAAGCAGCGTATCCTTTCAGTCGGCGAAGATAAGGTGTGAAAATAACTTCTTCAAACGATAGACTTTACTATATTACTTTATAGTATAGTCCGACCTGTAAGTATAGTCTGACCTCTAAGTATTTCGGTTTTGGCCTCTACAGCGATCCAGCCACCTGCTACCAAGAAAATGCAGTAGGTGCAGGGGAGAAGGCCATAACAAGGCCTCCTGCCGTCATCCAATATGAGTAACCTAGTGACAATTCGGGGCATAACATGTGAGCTGTCTAAGGTTTTGGGAGAAGGTTAAATAAAGTTTCCACCCATTTAGTAGATGGTGTGATGATGCGGCGTCAACATTTGGTGTTTTCATCATTTGAAAATACTGATGTATACTTCTGCAATTGAAGTATACAgaaatattttcaagttttcCTTTTGTTGACTTAGTGATCCTGTGTTTGTAAAATATCTAAGCCTTCTGAACcccttttgtttttgtgtaATATAAATGAACTGCCCCGGTTGAATGTATTAAATATGCaacttttgttttaaacaaCCTTAACTCAACTAAACATATAGTAACATAAACAAATCAAGAGTGTCTGCGGCATACTATTATATCTGTTAGTATAGATCTAAACCGTTCCAAATAAGCAACAGGTTGAGCAATACTAAGTCGAATTAGTTGACATAGTGTGAAACATTTTAACAAtatacagagaaaaaaaattggcGACAGTATTGGAGAACCAAACAATGTAATTGATCAAGTAGTGAGAGAGCTGATAAGTCGCGAAGGTATTGgagaacaaaacacacaaatcaTACGTCTTTTAGTTTGGGAGACACAATTACGTCTATACTAAAGGAAATGAAATTATAGTATAGAATTGGTGATTCCAACCATACATATAAACACTACACCCAAatactaatccctaaacccaaactatataccctaaaaaGAAACCATATTTCTAtacccaaaccctaatcataaaccctaaacccaaatataaaatcctcaacccaaacacaaatcatatgtgTTCTTGTTTGAGAATCCTAAATATCACTATACTATAGGAACCGatattatagtatatattagatgattccaaacatacatataaacactaaaccaaatactaatccctaaacccaaactatataccctaaacccaaaccatattgctaaacccaaaccctaatccataacccaaaccaaacataaaatcataaacccaaacacaaatcatatgtctTATTGTTTGAGAAACAAAAATGTCACTATACTATAGGAACCTGataatatagtatagtatagatgattccaaacatacatGTAAGCACTAAACACAAATACTaatccctaaactcaaactatataccctaaacccaaatcatatacccaaaacccaaaccatatttttaaacccaaaccttaatcgttaacccaactcaaatataaaatactgaACCCAAACACGAATcatatgtcttcttgtttgaaaaacacaaataccaTTATAATACAGCAACAAATAGTATAGTATAGAATAGATGATAAACCCAAAAACAAATCTCTAAACCCTAACTAtttaccctaaacccaaaccatataccctaaacccaaaccatatttataaacccaaaccttaatccctaaacccaaacaataAGGATCTAcccaactcaaatataaaatcttcaacccaaacacaaatcatatgcCTTCTTATTTGAAAAACCCAATTACCACTATACTATAGCAACAAATAATACAAAGTGGAATAGATTattccaaacatacatataaactaaacccaaaaactaatccctaaacccaaactatataccctaaacccaaacaatttttataaacccaaaccttaatccttaacccaactcaaatataaattccttaacccaaacacaaatcatatgtcttcttgtttgaaaaacacaaataccaCTATACTACAAAAACTGATAGTAGAGTATGGAGAAGatgattccaaacatacatataaacactAACCCCAAACTatatacactaaacccaaaccataaaccctaaacccaaaccatatttcTAACCCAAACCCTATCCTTAACCCaacccaaatataaaatcctcaacccaaacacaaatcttatgtcttcttgtttgagaAACACAAATATTAGTACACTACACTAAAGCGCaattatagtatagtatagatgattccaaacatacatataaatacaaatCATATGTCTTATTGTTTGAGAGACACCAATATTACTATACTATAGGTAATGATATTATTGTATATAGTTGATGATTtcaaacatacatataaacactaaacccaaatactaatctctaaacccaaaccatataccctaaacagaAACCATATTTCTATACccaaatcctaatcctaaacccttaacccaaatataaaatcttcaacccaaacacaaatcatatgtcttcttgtttgagaAACACAAATATCACTATACTATAGGAACCGGTACTATAGTATAGATTAGATGATTCCAAACATAGGTataatcactaaacccaaatactaatccctaaacccaaacgatataccctaaacccaaaccatattgctaaacccaaaccctaatccctAACCCAACCCTAATATAAAATCatcaacccaaacacaaatcatatgtcttcttgtttgagaAACACAAAAGTCACTATACTATAGGAACCTGAAAATATTGTTTAGAATAGatgattccaaacatacatataaacactaaacccaaatactaaaccctaaacccaaaccatataccctaaacccataccatatttataaacccaaaccttaatccttaacccaactcaaatataaaatcctgaacccaaacacaaatcacatgtcttcttgtttgaaaaataccaaaacaattatactatagtaataaatagtatagtatGGAATAGATGATAAACccaaatatagtttagaatagatgattccaaacatacatataaacagtaaacccaaatactaaaccgtaaaccaaaactatataccctaaacccaaaccatataccctaaacccataccatatttataaacccaaaccttaatccttaacccaactcaaatataaaatcctgaacccaaacacaaatcacatgtcttcttgtttgaaaaaaacaaataccatAATACTATAGCAACAAATAGTACAGTATGGAATAGATgataaacccaaatactaatcactaaaccaaaactatataccataaatccaaaccatatacccaaaacccaaaccttaatgtttaacccaactcaaatataaaatcctcaacccaaacacaaatcatatgccttcttgtttgaaaaacaaaaataccaCTATACTATAGGAACAAATAGTACAGTATGCAATAGatgattccaaacatacatctaaactaaacccaaatactaatccctaaacccaaattataTACCCTTAACCCAagccataaaccctaaacccaaaccatatttataaacCTAAACCTTAATCCTTAAcccaactcaaatataaaatccttaacccaaacacaaatcatatgtcttcttatttgaaaaaaacaaataccacTATACTACAAGAACATGTATTATAGTATGGAGGAGATgattccaaactatataccgTACACCAAAaccataaacactaaacccaaaccataattCTAAACCGAAACCCTAGCCCTAACCCaacccaaatataaaatcctcaacccaaacacaaatcttatgtcttcttgtttgagaAACACAAATATTAGTACACTATACTAAACCGCaattatagtatagtatagatgattccaaacatacatataaacacaaatcatatgtcttcttgtttgagaGTCACCAATAATACGATACTATAAGAAATGAATTAAAGTATAGAATTGATGATcccaaacatacatataaacactaaacccaaatactaatccctaaacccaaaccatataccctaaacagaAACCATATTGATatacccaaaccctaatcctaaaccctaaacccaaatataatatcctcaacccaaacacaaatcatatgtcttcttgtttgagaAACACAAATATCACTGTACTATAGGAACCGATGGTATATTATAGATTAGATGATTTGAAACATACATataatcactaaacccaaatactaatccctaaacccaaaactatataccctaaaccgaAACCATATtgctaaacccaaaccctaatccctaacccaacccaaatataaaatcatcaacccaaacacaaatcatatgtctTCTTTTTGAGAAACACAAATGTCACTATACTATAGGAACcagaaaatatagtttaaaatagatgattccaaacatacatataaacactaaacccaaatactaatccctaaacccaaactatataccctaaatccaatccatataccctaaacccaaatcatatttataaacccaaaccttaatccttaacccaactcaaatataaaatccttaacccaaacacaaatcatatgtcttcttgtttgaaaaatacaaataccACTAGACTATAGCAACATATATTATAGTATAGAATAGATGATAAACCCAAAaactaatccctaaacccaaactatataccctaaagcCAAACCAtgtaccctaaacccaaaccatatttgtaaacccaaaccttaatccttaacccaactcaaatataaaatcctcaacccaaacacaaatcatatgtcttcttgtttgaaaaacacaaatagaaaCATACTATACCATATGGTAGTATAGTATGGTGTAGATGATTCCAAACGTACATATAAACACTAaccccaaactatataccctaaacccaaaccataaaccctaaacccaaaccatatttctaaaccaaaacCCTATCAATAACACaacccaaatataaaatccTCAACCCAACCACAAATCttatgtcttcttgtttgagaAACACAAATATCAGTACACTATCCGATACCGCCtttatagtatagtatatatcATTCCAAACATACAAATAAACAGTTAACCAAATactaatcctaaacccaaactatataccctaaacccaaatcatatttCTTAACCCAAACACTATCCTAAACCCaacccaaatataaaatccTCAACCCAACCACAAATCttatgtcttcttgtttgagaAACACAAATATCAGTATACTATACTAAGCCGAAATAATAGTATAGCATAGatgattccaaacatacatataaacactCAACTTAAATactaatcctaaacccaaactatgtTATACATGTTATGGtatagaaaattcaaaacacacacaaagtttgtatatatgaaattcgcTAAACAATGTAACTTATCAAATAGTAAGTATGAATAATCATGAGGGCTTTCAGTagatataaactaaaaatttttCTGAAAGTAAAGCAGGCAAACAgaataatatttctaaacaagtcaaatgagataagttaGATTTTAAAGATTCAAACCCGAAACATTTTTGAAACAGAAGTGTGGCCGAGAAGAGTAAGAAAGTTTGTTCTGAGAATTgcataagaaaaacaacatTCTGATGCCagaaaaatacaacaacacAGAAATTCCTATCACGGAATGACGTTGGGGTAAAATGCTTCCAATGCAGCAACTGCGTAAGACTTCGCCGCCACCGAGAGTACATCAACATTCAAACTGGCAGCCTGATGCATGGAACCTGTTGCATGTAGTTCGAGAAGTAGAAGACTAGCAACACATGATAAACCTGAAATTCATTAAAACAACGAGTATGACATTACATATGTGTAACATATAGACTATTCCAAATATTAACATAGTATGGAAAATTACCTGTGGGTTCTGCCAACATCGGGGGTTCTACGCGCATAACAGAAAGCGGTGCAACAATTCCCCCTTCCATCTTAGGGGCACAGCCATATAGCGGTAACAGATAGGGGAAGAGCTGGATAAGGGGTTGGAGATTTTCTTCCATTCTCTCAACTGGGACAACCACACTATTGCAGTCTAAAATGGTGACCGACCACTGTTCTATATCGATAACGACCCCAACCCAATGGCGGCCGTCCAACTGAAAAGGACAGTATAGAACGTTAACACTACTTTCCCACCGCATTGCAGGCATGCCGTCTTTGCCGAAACAACTCGAGAAGCTGAACTTTGCAATATCGTTCACAAGACTGAACTGACCATACTCAAGACGAAGCGAAATCAGGAAAGAGGCTGGCAGAAAATCATAGGTGGTTACTCCCGCATCACGAACCCTTTTCCGAATAAAACTAACTACCATGTCAGCTGCCTGCAGTTTAGAATACACATTAGGGTAGTATAGTcagtgaaaaaataaaatatctcgTGTTACCTGAACTGTCTGCGGACTCAAAGATTGAAAGAAATCTCGAAAGACCGTATTGGGAACAACAAGACCGTTCCCCAATGTGTAATCCCTGTTTcgaacatttttattataatcaaaaataaaaagcaacTTAATTGTCGGGCTTTTGATATACCTTTGCAAAATAATGTGGGTTGTAAACGCTGCTAGTCGGAATCCATTTAGTCCGGGAACAGGGGAAAAGCCACCAATAAGAGGTCCAATAGGGCCTGCGGTAGTTAGAAACGGAGGTGGGTTGTTATCTGCAACTGGAACATTCCCCGTTTCAACAATGTTTTCCTCCTTCGTTTTACGCCCTTTCCCACGGGGGGCgacatttttcttctttttttggttccCCTTTACTTTCTTTGCCGCGTCCTCTTCCGGAGTATATCTGACTGTAGCAATTCTTGGGCGTTTACTAACACGCTTCTCATGGTTGGTTACCTCTGGTTGCTGAGGTTGTTCACCCACTACGTCTGCACCAATGTTCCTCTGTACATATACTTTTGTTTACATAACAGCTTACGATATATCTtcaatgtaagttttgttaaGCATAACACACCTGATCAAGTTGCGAGGATGAGGATCCCAAACAACCGGCCATTGGCGTCTGAGGTGTTTCTCCTGTCGCATCCACACAAGCCGACTCACGATGTTGTTCCTGCTACCAAGGCGGCGTTATAGGTAATTTTTGAACATACGGTTACGAAACTATACTAGATTGGTATGTAGAATAGACATCACTGAACATAAACTTTCACAGGAAATGATGCATGATGTCACTTACATTAAGAGAAGCAATATCGACCTCCGTGGGATTAGCTTCCTGGTCACATACGTCCGTAACAGGTTCAATAGGGGTAACATCCTGATAAATATATCTATGAATAAGTTGCTGAGCCAAAATGAATACGATACTATTCTGTTTGACAACATAGCAtagtatatttacatttttgaaaaGTGGTATGGCACCAAAAAAACTTACTTGCTGCACCGCTTGTGTTGGAATGTCTGGGGATGGGGCCACTTTAGTAGGGGTAACCTCCttataaataagtatatgaATCAGTTGCAATGccatatatatttctatttttctacatagAATAGTATATGAACATATTAAATATGTGTGTGGTACAAAATAAACTTACTTCTGGCAACGGATCTGTTGAAATGTCTGCGGAGGGGGCAACTTCCGTTTCCGCACTTCTAACTGGGGAGACCTACAAATAATAGGAGGCGTGGATATTTATGTGAGTCCCTCATATGAACAACAAACCAGTCAGGTGAGCACCGTTTTTTCCATACTATTGGTTTTATAGTATGACATCGGATAGTTAGTTACCTCTTCACGTGAAATGCCCTCTGGTTCAACGTCCCCTTCAACTCTTAAGGAATCCAAAACCATGTTCACTGCATCATCCGGATGCAGACAATCGGAAAGTACATCAGTTGCCTTCTCCTTACCCGACGTGCCGTCGCCACCGTTACCTGCGGTCACATCTATTACAGTATAAGCCGGTAATCCTCATATACATTAAGTACAACGACAGTTTCCAGGTTTCATACCTTGTTGGGCAGCTTCTGTTTCTGTGGGTGTTCCATCATCATTGACAATGCCTTGGTTTCCACATCCTGCAGTCGCATCCTCCCGCAATTCGTCACTGACATTAGGCGGGTTACTCGTTTCACCATCGCCGTCCCCTACAACATTATATAAGTTGTTAACCATTGCAACATATGTATCCAACAATGCAAAAACCAAATCAACCTTGCGGCCACTTACTGCTTCTAGGTGATGCTCTACGAGTTTCCTGATACATTGTTGTTCTTCCCGCTGATTGTGGAATCAGAAGCTTACGAAATTCACCTAGCTCACGGTTGACAAGTTTCATTTCCCCGCCGATGGTTTCCTTAAACATCGATATTTCTCGCAGCACGTGACTTTTGATATTAACCGCGTAACCCTCAAACATTGGCATCGCTTGTGCCACAACCGCATCCGCTGCAGCACGTGCTATACGATCGACATCACGACCGTCTCTCTGGGGGTTGTTTAAGTTTTGGGTTGTATCGTTCCGGTCATCCGCAACTCCATCCTCGCCCTCGATGCCTGATCGGCCACCAACTCCTCTACCCTGACGCGCATCTGTAGCCTTTACACCACCCCGCCATGTATTAAGCTCGAAAGGGAAGTCCTCCCGAATCAATGCAAGAAGGTTCCCCACTTCGAAATCGTCGACTTCATCAGGAAATGGGGGAATGTCAGAACCTTCGCATATGAGTGACCTCACATTAGCCTGGTCATAACACACAACACAATATATCAAAATCATACTATACTACATGCAGTTATAGTATAAAGCACGTAGGCAAAAACGTTTGCAATCAAAACCTATAGGCAACATACTAAACTACTTCCAGCTATATCATAGTGTAGTAGCAGAGGTAAGAATTCAAATCCAATCAATCAGAAGCAAACTATAATACGAGGCAAGAAATATGTAAATAAGGAACATACCATGCCAATAGTCTCCATAGTTTGGACCGTAACAACATTTATCCTGACACTCCGCGCACACACACCATCAATTATGTCCTCGACTGGTAGGGAGTCGTCCAACAATTCTTCAGCTGCCCTTGAATCAACTATAATCTGGGGACAACAACATATGGTAACAAGGACAATAGCATGTGCAAATCCTTGAATTGCCACTGTGTCTTGCGCATATTGTGAAGCCGATCTTGGCTTCGCACTTGAGACCGTTAAAACAAACGACTCCCGGCCCCATGGATAGTCGAGGAACTTCTGTAAATCCGCAAGCATCTCCACAACTTCAGGTCTTATCTGCGTACACCCACTGGTTGGACACAAAATCCCTTCCACTAGCAACAGAAGTGACAAACGTAGTTTCGTTTCTTCATCTTTGCATTTGTCTTTCTGTGCCAACCGCTGGACAATCCACTCCGGAGTAATCTTATCCTCCTTCCCAAACAAAGACATCCACACCCCTCCCTCGGGAACGACTTGCTTGCCCtttgattttccttttttttccctCTTACTGCAGCCTGACTACCATCACCAGTTGATGGAGGGATCCCGCAGTTAAGACCCGTTACTAAAGCAAAGTCTCCAATACCATACCTTATTGGTTTCCCCGCAAAACGCCACCATAGTTCGTACTTCTTCCGGGTAACCAACTGGCGCGCCAACAACTGGTGTGCAAACATAACTGAAAATGTATGGGACCCCATCTGCATTATTTGGCGGAATTGGGATTCTGCTAACATCTCCTGCTGCGCAACGGTTAGTGATTCTTTGATAACCTCAATCCACCTCAAATTGAAGTAATTATTAATCCGTTTACGCCCAGTTGGTTCGTACCCTGTCTGATACAACTGCTCTGGCAACCCTAGCTCTTCCATCCTGCACATTAATAGACAATGCAGTATTCATTATTCGAAAGCTCAACAAAACAACAAACCATTATTATACTATACTACGAGTAATTATAGTTTAACAGACATGACAGCGGTTTTTAGAGCAAATAAAACAGAAGTATACTAAACTACTTGCATCAATAGTATACTAAATTATAGTTTAACAGATAGGAAAATGTATTTTAAGCTAATAAAATAGAAGTAAACTAAACTACTTGCAACAATAGTATTGTGTATTAAACAATTTCAGCAACAATTACTATCCTATGTTGCTCTCTACATAAAACGAGCCTAGTCTGATGGAAAAGAACATAAAACCACTTAACAATGAAACTGCAACAAATGAGAACCGAATACTACTATCATATGGTCATATAGTATATAGATATACAGCCTAAACAAAAGCGCTTCCCTGTTGTAGGAACACTAAAACTCCACAAAAATCTAAGGTATACTATACTACAGGCATATGTAGT
The Raphanus sativus cultivar WK10039 chromosome 1, ASM80110v3, whole genome shotgun sequence DNA segment above includes these coding regions:
- the LOC108831323 gene encoding uncharacterized protein LOC108831323 codes for the protein MEELGLPEQLYQTGYEPTGRKRINNYFNLRWIEVIKESLTVAQQEMLAESQFRQIMQMGSHTFSVMFAHQLLARQLVTRKKYELWWRFAGKPIRYGIGDFALVTGLNCGIPPSTGDGSQAAEDKITPEWIVQRLAQKDKCKDEETKLRLSLLLLVEGILCPTSGCTQIRPEVVEMLADLQKFLDYPWGRESFVLTVSSAKPRSASQYAQDTVAIQGFAHAIVLVTICCCPQIIVDSRAAEELLDDSLPVEDIIDGVCARSVRINVVTVQTMETIGMANVRSLICEGSDIPPFPDEVDDFEVGNLLALIREDFPFELNTWRGGVKATDARQGRGVGGRSGIEGEDGVADDRNDTTQNLNNPQRDGRDVDRIARAAADAVVAQAMPMFEGYAVNIKSHVLREISMFKETIGGEMKLVNRELGEFRKLLIPQSAGRTTMYQETRRASPRSRDGDGETSNPPNVSDELREDATAGCGNQGIVNDDGTPTETEAAQQGNGGDGTSGKEKATDVLSDCLHPDDAVNMVLDSLRVEGDVEPEGISREEVSPVRSAETEVAPSADISTDPLPEEVTPTKVAPSPDIPTQAVQQDVTPIEPVTDVCDQEANPTEVDIASLNEQHRESACVDATGETPQTPMAGCLGSSSSQLDQRNIGADVVGEQPQQPEVTNHEKRVSKRPRIATVRYTPEEDAAKKVKGNQKKKKNVAPRGKGRKTKEENIVETGNVPVADNNPPPFLTTAGPIGPLIGGFSPVPGLNGFRLAAFTTHIILQRDYTLGNGLVVPNTVFRDFFQSLSPQTVQAADMVVSFIRKRVRDAGVTTYDFLPASFLISLRLEYGQFSLVNDIAKFSFSSCFGKDGMPAMRWESSVNVLYCPFQLDGRHWVGVVIDIEQC